The Thermotoga neapolitana DSM 4359 sequence GAGAAACGAAAGGACAGTGCCAGAAGTTCTGTTTGTATCCCAGCGTGTGCAAGATTGTCCGACCGAACCATGACGAATTCATCTCTCTTCTCGAGTCGATCAGGAAAATACCAGGTGTCAGAAACGTCTTTGTCTCTTCCGGGATCAGGCACGACTTCGTCCTTGCCGAAAAAGATCCAGACGTCTTCATAAGGGAACTCGTGAAGTACACCCCGGGACAGCTGAAACTCGCCCCCGAACACGCTCATCCAAAGGTGCTATCTCTGATGAGAAAACCGCCTGTGGAACTGTTCCTCGAGTTCAAAAAACGCTTTGAAACACTTGCAAAGAAGATGGGAAAGAGAAAGTACGTGATCGGCTACTTCATAGTGGGACATCCGGGAGAAGGCTGGAGGGAGAACAATTACTTGAGAGACTTCATACTCAAACACCTCGGGTACTTTCCTCAGCAGATCCAGATATTCACACCTACTCCCGGAACGGTGAGCACCGCGATGTACTACTCTGGTTTGGATCCCTTCACAGGTGAAAAGGTTCACGTCGAAAGATCGCTGAAGGTAAGAAACAAGATGAAGGAGAACGTGCTGTTCAAAAAGAAGGGGAGGGAAAAGAGATGAAACTCACTGTCTTCCTTTCGCTCTTTCTCGGTGTGATGGTGTTTGGTGCCTTCGATCAGGAAGCGTTTCTCTTCGTTCAACATCTCACCTCTGAAAACTTCGAATCGGCTTTGAATATGTGTTCCAATCAGGTAAAAGCACAGCTCAGTGTCCAGAGTCTTTCAAACATCTGGAACTCTCTGAAAGCACAGCTCAGTGACTTCAGAGAAATCGCTGGATACGAGAAAATCATCCAGGCTGAATACGAGATCTACAACTTCACTCTGAAGTTCGACAGAGGAGAAATCTCAGCACTTGTCACCATGGACAGAGAAGGAAAAGTCGCCGGACTCTTCTTCAAACAGGCTACAAAGACAGAGTACGAACTTCCAGACTACGTGGACCCGGAGAGCTTTGAGGAGAAGGATATCACCGTGAACGGCCTTCCCGGGAAGATCACGATCCCAAAAGGAAGCGGACCGTTCCCGGCTGTTGTCCTCGTGCACGGCTCTGGACCGAACGACATGGACGAAACCATCGGTCCAAACAAGATATTCAAGGACATCGCGTACGGTCTGTCTTCGAAGGGTATCATCGTTCTCAGATACCACAAAAGAACGTTCGTCGAGAAAGTAGACCCTACCACCCTGACCGTCGAAAAAGAAGTCATAGAAGACGCACTGGAAGCGGTGAAGATACTCAAAGAGAGAAAAGACGTCTCCCGAGTTTATGTGCTGGGACACAGCCTCGGTGCGATGCTCACACCGGAGATAGCGGAAAGATCGAAGGCAGACGGTGTTGTCATGATAGCACCGCCCGCAAGACCGCTCGAAGAAGTCATGGAAGATCAGTTGAAATATCTTCAGTCTCTGGGTCTTGCAAGCAACGTAGAAGAAACTCTGAACATTCTGGAAAAACTCAAAAGAAAAGAGATTCCTCCAGATGAATTCGTCCTTGGAGCTCCCGCGAAGTACTTTTACGATCTGAGAGAAAGAGATCCTGCTTCAATTGCGAAGAGACTAACCATCCCCATGCTTTTGATCTTCGGCGGCAGAGACTACCAGGTGACTGAAAAGGACCAGGAGATCTGGTTGAAGGAACTTTCAGGCAGGGAAAATGTGAAAATACTCGTCTTCGACGATCTCAATCACTTGATGATTTCAGGAGAAGGAAAATCAACGCCGGTTGAATACATGAAGAAAGGTCACGTTGACAAAAGAGTAATAGATGAGATCGCCAGGTGGATGGTAAAATAACAGGAAAGGAATTCGGAGGGAAAAGTGTGAGGATCTACGATCCGTTTAGAAAGAAATGGATAGAAGAAGAAATAGAAACACCCTTTCCCTCGAAAGGATTGGTTGCCACGTTTCCCTTTGTCGATCTTCACGTTCATGTTCGCCTCAATGGTGGAGAAGATTACAGCTCCTTAGAAGAAGCCTCCCTTGTGGGAGGCTTTTTTAAAGTGGTGGTACAGCCCAATACAAAGCCACTCATAGACAGCAAAGAAGTTCTGGAAAGACACCTGGATCTCTCCAAAAACAGAGCGGTCGAGTTTCTCTTTGCCGTTTCTCCCTTCGGATCGATCGAAGCTGAAGGAGAAAGAGTGGTGGGCTTTTCAACGGACGGCATAGAGTACGACTACCCTACACTCGTTGAAACGATGAAAAAGAAAAAGAAAGCCCTCTGGTTCGACCACAGCCAGATGTACGAGGTGGATGGAATCTTCTACGAGGGAGCTCCTCTACCGTTTCAGAAAAGACCGAGATCGAACGAAGCGATAGCCATAGCACGAACCGTTCTGACGGGCCTTGAGTACGGATTCGAAAGATTCCACATCCAGCATGTAACAACGAAGTACTCCGTAGAAGTGATATCGTTTTTGAAGAACCTGGCAAAGGTCAGCTGTGAAGTAACACCGCACCACCTGTTTTTCTGCTACGAAGACATCAAAAACACGAACTTCAAGATCAACCCTCCTCTCGGATCTCCGGAGGATAGAAGAGCTCTCATTGAGGCCGTGAAAAAAGATGTGATCGATGTTCTAGCGACGGATCACGCGCCACACCACGAAAAACCGGACGATTTTCTCACCGCTCCCTACGGCTCAACATCCATAGAAATCGCCTTTCCTGCCTATTACACAGCCCTGGGTGATCTCGAACTCGTCGTAAAAAAACTCACGAAAAAGCCCCTCGAAGTGCTCGGTGTTGAAGCTCGTCTCACAGAAGATACTCTTGTGTTCATCGATCCGGAGGCAGAGTTCATCGTGGACGCAAAAAAATTCAAAAGCAAAGGGAAGAATTCCATGTTCGACGGTGTCAGACTGAAGGGAAAAGTGGTCGCTCTTAAACTCAAAGGAAGATGGGTGATGATAGATGGAGAGAGGTTATTGCTGACCAAAAAGAAAACGATTAGAGTGAACGAGGATACCTGGATCGTTCTCTTCGAGGAGCGGATCGATTTCTCTCCAGGACAGTTCGTCATGTTGGAGACACCGAAACTCGTCAGAAAGCCTTTCGTTCTCGGATACTGGGAAGATCACACAGCGATCTCCGTTCAGGTGAAGGGAAAGGGAACGAAGTGGATCGTCGAAGAAGCAGAGAAGATAAAAGGTCACGGTCCTCTTGGAAACGGCTTCGAAAAGCCTGGAAAAGGCCTTCTCATCATCTCTCCCACATGCCTCACGATGGCAAAGGCGTTTGAAAGAACCATGAACGTGGACGTTCTCGTTGGAAGCAGAACTCCTATTCTCACACCCCTGGAATACGAAACTGTCATCGGAAACGATGAATTTTTGAAAAAACTCTCATCGCTTCCAGAGTACGACTGGTACCTTGTCTCTGGATCCAGAAGTATGGAGAAGGTGTGCTGGGAACACCTGAGGGGAAAAGAAGTTTACTTCTCACTCGAAGAATACATGGGATGCGGCATAGGTGCCTGCAAGTCATGTGCTGTTTTCACGGAAAGTGGCGTGAAACACGTCTGCACGGATGGTCCGATATTCAGAGGTGATGAACTGTGCTGGAGTTGAGACCCCCTCTTGTTCTTCTCTCCGGTCCTGCCGGCTTTGGAGAGTATCTGAAGCTCATGGATCACAGATACGTGGGCGGTGTTTTGCTGAAAACCGTCACGCTCCATCCGAAAGAAGGAAACCCCACTCCCAGAATGGCAGACAGCGATTTCTACGTGATAAACAGGATCGGACTGGAAAACCCCGGAATACACGCGTTCGTTGAAAACATTCCGGAACTTCCCGTTCCCATGATCGCAAGTCTCGGCGGTGATTCTTTCGAGGAGTATCTGGAAGTGGCCCGTGTGTTCAAAAAGGTAGCGGACAGATTCTATGCGGTGGAGTTCAATTTCTCCTGTCCGAACGTGAAAGAAGGAGGACTCTCCATAGTCAAAAACGCGGAAGAGTGGAAGAAACTCCTGAACACACTTAGAAAAGAACTTCCCGACTCCTTCCTGATAGCGAAAGTGGGAGTAGAGGGTATCTTCGTGGAAGACGCTGCGGAATTCGTGATGAAAGCGGAATGGGACGGAATCACGCTCGTGAACACGGTGAGGGGACTGCATTTTGAAAAAGACACGATGATCTTAGGAGGACTTTCTGGTCCCGTGCTGAAACCGATCGCCCTCAGGGCAGTGTACGAAGTGAAGAAAAGATTCCCAGAACTCTTTGTGATAGCAAGCGGTGGTGTGTACTCCGTGAAAGACGCAGAAGAATTCCTGAAAGTGGGAGCGGACGTGATAGGAGTCGGAAGCGCTCTCTTCAAAGATCCCGGTGTTGTGGAAGAAATTGGAAAATATCTGCTGGAGGTGAAAAGATGACACCTGTTCTCAGTCTGGACATGGAAGATCCTATCAGATTCATCGACGAAAACGGCAGTTTCGAAGTGGTGAAGGTGGGGCACAACCTCGCCGTACACGGAAAAAAGATCTTCGACGAACTCGCAAAGAGGAATTTGAAGATAATCCTTGACCTGAAGTTCTGTGATATCCCTTCAACGGTGGAACGTTCCATAAAGAGCTGGGATCATCCGGCGATCATAGGTTTCACAGTTCACTCCTGCGCTGGATACGAAAGCGTGGAGAGAGCCCTCAGGACAACAGACAAACATGTGTTCGTTGTGGTGAAACTCACTTCCATGGAAGGATCTCTCGAGGATTACATGGACAGGATAGAAAAACTGAACAAGCTTGGGTGTGATTTCGTGCTTCCTGGTCCATGGGCAAAGGCTCTGAGAGAGAAGATAAAAGGCAAAATTCTCGTTCCCGGCATCAGAATGGAAGTGAAAGCAGACGATCAAAAGGACGTCGTAACGCTCGAAGAAATGAAGGGAATAGCGGATTTTGCTGTGCTCGGAAGAGAGATCTACCTGAGCGAAAATCCCGGAGAAAAGATCAAAAGAATAAAGGAGATGAGACTGTGATAAAGGAAATCCTCGAGAAAACCGGTGCTTTGATGGAGGGGCACTTCATTCTCTCTTCCGGGAAACACTCCTCAAGATACGTGCAGTGCGCACGTCTTTTCGAGTTCCCAGAGTACGGCGACATCGTGGGAGAAGAATTAGCAAAGCTTCTGAGGAAGTACGATGTGGAAACAGTAGTGGGTCCTGCGATGGGAGGAGTGATACTCTCGTACGTCGTCGCAAGGTACCTGAAAGCGAGGTCGTTGTTCGCGGAAAGAGAAAACGGAGTGATGAAACTCAGAAGGGGCTTTTTCGTAAGACCTGGTGAGAAAGCAGCAGTAGTTGAAGACGTGGTGACCACGGGTGGTTCTGTGAAGGAAGTGATAGAGCTCTTGAAAGAGTATGGAGCAAACGTGGTGTGTGTGGGTTCCATCATCGATCGCTCCGGCGGAAAAGTGGACTTTGGAGTTCCGTTCGAAAGTCTTCTGAAGCTCGACCTTCCGGTCTACGATCCTGAAGACTGTCCACTCTGCAAACAGGGAATCCCGGCAGAAAAACCGGGAAGCAGGGGGTTGAAATGATAATAAAAGGTGCCCTGGTGTGGAATGGAAGGGAGTTTGTTCAAAAAGATCTGTTCGTGGAAAACGGAGAATTCGTCGAAAAAGCAAATGAACCTGTCATTGATGCGAAAGGATACTTCCTCGTTCCGGGCTTTGTCGATTCACACGCACACGTTGTGGGAACGGGCTTTTCGAAACTCAGTGTCCAGTTCAACGATTGGGACGAGCTTTTCGAAAGAGATCTCACCAGTGAAGTTGTGGTGGGAAGGGGTTGGTTCGAAGAACCAGATGGATCGGTTGTTGAGAGGTTGGACAGAATCGAAGCGCCTGTCTTTCTCATAAGAAGGTGCGGTCACAAAGCGTTTCTCAACAAAAAAGCGATGGAGGTTCTGGGAGTCGAAGAAAGGTATCTCGTAGAGAACTTGGAAAAGATCTACGAATACGTCTTCAAAGAGAAAATAGCAGAATTCTACAGAGTAGGAGAAGAGGAATTTCTCAAACACGGTGTAACATTCGTTCAGAGCGATGACCTTTACGGTGTGAGCGTGGAAAGGCTTCTTTCCATTATAAAACACTCCAGAATCAGACTCTTCGAGAAGCTGAAACCAAAGGATCTAAAACCCGAACACTTCGGAGATCTCAACAAGAGAGTGCACGTTAAAGGAGTCAAAGTCTTCATGGACGGTTCCCTTGGAGCAAAAACGGCTCTCATCTCCGGTGAATACGACGACGGAACGCAGGGTGTGCAACTTCTCACAGAAGAAAAACTCGAAGAACTGGCTCGCTTCTGCGACGAACACGATCTCATTTTGAACGTTCACGCCATAGGAGACAGTGCGGTGAGCCTTGTTCTCGATGTTCTCGAAAGACACCGCGGTCACAGAATCATCCACGCTCAGTTCGTCCAGGAAAAGGATCTACAACGGGTGAAAAACACCACTTTTTCCGTTCAGCCACATTTCTTCTTCGAAGATCAGCCCCTTTTGAAGAAAGTCAAGGTGAACGCTCTTCACTATCCGTTCTACAGAATGTTCAAAGCGGGTGTTTCTATCTCTTTCTCTTCGGATTCTCCCGTTTCACCGTGTGACCCAAAATATATCGCAGAACACGCACTCAAA is a genomic window containing:
- a CDS encoding tRNA-dihydrouridine synthase, yielding MLELRPPLVLLSGPAGFGEYLKLMDHRYVGGVLLKTVTLHPKEGNPTPRMADSDFYVINRIGLENPGIHAFVENIPELPVPMIASLGGDSFEEYLEVARVFKKVADRFYAVEFNFSCPNVKEGGLSIVKNAEEWKKLLNTLRKELPDSFLIAKVGVEGIFVEDAAEFVMKAEWDGITLVNTVRGLHFEKDTMILGGLSGPVLKPIALRAVYEVKKRFPELFVIASGGVYSVKDAEEFLKVGADVIGVGSALFKDPGVVEEIGKYLLEVKR
- the pyrF gene encoding orotidine-5'-phosphate decarboxylase: MTPVLSLDMEDPIRFIDENGSFEVVKVGHNLAVHGKKIFDELAKRNLKIILDLKFCDIPSTVERSIKSWDHPAIIGFTVHSCAGYESVERALRTTDKHVFVVVKLTSMEGSLEDYMDRIEKLNKLGCDFVLPGPWAKALREKIKGKILVPGIRMEVKADDQKDVVTLEEMKGIADFAVLGREIYLSENPGEKIKRIKEMRL
- a CDS encoding dihydroorotate dehydrogenase, which encodes MIDGERLLLTKKKTIRVNEDTWIVLFEERIDFSPGQFVMLETPKLVRKPFVLGYWEDHTAISVQVKGKGTKWIVEEAEKIKGHGPLGNGFEKPGKGLLIISPTCLTMAKAFERTMNVDVLVGSRTPILTPLEYETVIGNDEFLKKLSSLPEYDWYLVSGSRSMEKVCWEHLRGKEVYFSLEEYMGCGIGACKSCAVFTESGVKHVCTDGPIFRGDELCWS
- a CDS encoding amidohydrolase family protein; the encoded protein is MIIKGALVWNGREFVQKDLFVENGEFVEKANEPVIDAKGYFLVPGFVDSHAHVVGTGFSKLSVQFNDWDELFERDLTSEVVVGRGWFEEPDGSVVERLDRIEAPVFLIRRCGHKAFLNKKAMEVLGVEERYLVENLEKIYEYVFKEKIAEFYRVGEEEFLKHGVTFVQSDDLYGVSVERLLSIIKHSRIRLFEKLKPKDLKPEHFGDLNKRVHVKGVKVFMDGSLGAKTALISGEYDDGTQGVQLLTEEKLEELARFCDEHDLILNVHAIGDSAVSLVLDVLERHRGHRIIHAQFVQEKDLQRVKNTTFSVQPHFFFEDQPLLKKVKVNALHYPFYRMFKAGVSISFSSDSPVSPCDPKYIAEHALKMGFSREETFYLMTEAGASQVGIKTGKIEAGYRADFCLYERNPLLFEDDPIAVFVEGEKIYEKNGSSH
- the pyrE gene encoding orotate phosphoribosyltransferase, giving the protein MIKEILEKTGALMEGHFILSSGKHSSRYVQCARLFEFPEYGDIVGEELAKLLRKYDVETVVGPAMGGVILSYVVARYLKARSLFAERENGVMKLRRGFFVRPGEKAAVVEDVVTTGGSVKEVIELLKEYGANVVCVGSIIDRSGGKVDFGVPFESLLKLDLPVYDPEDCPLCKQGIPAEKPGSRGLK
- the estD gene encoding esterase EstD; translated protein: MKLTVFLSLFLGVMVFGAFDQEAFLFVQHLTSENFESALNMCSNQVKAQLSVQSLSNIWNSLKAQLSDFREIAGYEKIIQAEYEIYNFTLKFDRGEISALVTMDREGKVAGLFFKQATKTEYELPDYVDPESFEEKDITVNGLPGKITIPKGSGPFPAVVLVHGSGPNDMDETIGPNKIFKDIAYGLSSKGIIVLRYHKRTFVEKVDPTTLTVEKEVIEDALEAVKILKERKDVSRVYVLGHSLGAMLTPEIAERSKADGVVMIAPPARPLEEVMEDQLKYLQSLGLASNVEETLNILEKLKRKEIPPDEFVLGAPAKYFYDLRERDPASIAKRLTIPMLLIFGGRDYQVTEKDQEIWLKELSGRENVKILVFDDLNHLMISGEGKSTPVEYMKKGHVDKRVIDEIARWMVK